Genomic window (Syntrophorhabdaceae bacterium):
AAAGATGCCCGTGATCACGCCCAAGGGTCTCGTCGGCCAGGCGGTCGAGATCGACCAGTGGCATTCCAAGGTCATGGTCATTAACGACGTAAACTCTTCGGTGGACGTCAATGTGGAAGGGAAGAATACACGGGGACTTCTCGAGGGCACCGGCGAAACCACGTTGAAGCTCAGGTACGTGGTCAAGAACGATGAAATTGAAATCGGAGATAAACTGAGTACCTCCGGCAAGGATAGCATCTATCCAAAAGGGATCCCCGTTGGCATTGTGATCACGGTCGACAGGAACAAAGCTGGCATCTTCTCAGACATAGATGTCATGCCTTTTAACAACTTCAAACAGCTTGATGAAGTGCTCATCGTGAAGAAACAATGAAAGTCCTTGTCTTAAGCATTACGGGTCTCTTTCTCATGCTCCTGCAGGCATCAATCTCGTTCCATTTTTCAATCGATCTCTTTAAGCCCGATTTCGCAATACCGCTTGTAATTTACGTGACCTTTTTCATGGGGGCCGGGCCAGGTTTCGTGACTGTGCTCTGCGTGGGATTCATCGAAGAAAGCCTGTCTATAGCCCCCGCAGGTTCTATCATGTTCGTCTTGGTCTCGATCTTTCTCATTACTACCTTTATGAAAAATAAGCTCTACATCGATTCCAGGTACAGCTTTGCCGCTGTCTCAAGCGTGGCCATCGTGCTCGAGTCCCTTCTTATCCTCATGCTTTCGCTTCTTGCAAGGGGGGAAGCCCCGAACGCGCTGCATATCCTCCTGTATGCGATCCCGAGCGCGCTCTCTACCGGCCTCGTATCGCTTTTTATCTACACGTTCATCGAATATCTGAACGCTGCCTACCTGGACAGGGAATAAATGAAGGAAGAAACCCCCTTAAACAAATATAAGTGGTGTAACCTTGTCCTTGTCATCACCATGACGGTACTCATGATCCGCCTCTGGGACCTGCAGATCATGAAAGGATCGGAGATGCGGAAACTCTCGGAGCAGAATCGTATCCGGATAAAGAAGATAGCCGCTCCGCGTGGGATCATATACGACCGGACCGGGAAGGTCATCGCCGATACCCGTCCTTCTTTCAATATTTATGTGACGCCAGAAGACATAAAGGACTTCAGCCAGACCATCGACGGTCTCGCAGGGCTCATAGGATGGAGTCGGGATGATGTTATCGACAAACTGAAAGCGGCGAGCGGAATGCCTCCTTCATTTCCCGTGAAAATAAAATCGGACATCCCCATGGATGAGGTCGCCAAGATCGAGGCGAACAGGGTCTACATTCCGGGCGTGAGCATTCAGATTGAGCCTAAGCGAAACTACGTGTACGGGAAATCCTTTGCACATGTCATCGGCTATGTCTCAGAAATAAGCGATGAAGAATTAACCAACAAGAACGAATATAAGAATTACTCGCCGGGCGATTATATAGGAAAGTATGGCCTGGAAAAGACCTACGAAAAGTATCTGAGAGGCATAGACGGGGAAAAACGCGTGGAAGTGGACGCCATGGGAAGGGAAGTGAGGACCCTTGACGTGGTCGAACCCATCGCTGGCAACAGTCTCTATTTGAACATCGACCTTGCCCTGCAACTCGTTGCCGACCACGCCCTGGAGAACAAACGAGGTGCTGCGGTGGCGCTCGACCCGAAAACGGGCGGTGTGATCGTACTCGCGAGCAGGCCCGGCTTTGATCCCAATCAGTTCACTTCGGGCATTTCCAAGGAAGACTGGAAGGCTATCGTTACCGACAAGGCGCATCCCTTACAGAACCGGGCAATTCAGGCGGGTTATCCGCCCGGTTCCACCTTCAAGGTACTCATGGCGATAGCGGCCCTGGAGGCAGGCGTTATCAACGAAACCACTACCTTCGTCTGTCGTGGAGGGTTCCCGTTTGGAAAGCGGGTCTTCAGATGCTGGCAGCCCAAGGGTCACGGAAGCATTGCGCTACGCAGGGCCATCGTGGAATCCTGTGACGTGTTCTTCTACAATGTGGGCCTCAAGCTCGGTGTCGACAGGATTCACGACATGGCTGACGCTATCGGTCTCGGCAAAGTAACCGGCATTGACCTGCCTGCCGAGCAAAAAGGGGTGATCCCGTCCACACAGTGGAAGCAGCAGAGGTTCGGCGAGCCCTGGTATGAAGGGGAAACGGTCTCCGTATCCATCGGCCAGGGCGCGGTATGGTTGACTCCCATACAGCTCGCCCAGTTATCCTCCTTCGTTGCCAACGACGGAAAGAACTTCAAGCCGCAAATCGTCAATCGTATCGTATCCACGACAGGCCAAGTGGTCAAATCTTTTACACCGGTCCTTAACGCAGACATCAAGCTGAAACCTGATACGCTGAGGATCGTAAAGGACGGCATGCGGGGGGTTGTGAATGAGCCGAGCGGCACCGCCTACAGTTCGCGGGTGGCCAATGTGCCCATGAGCGGCAAAACGGGGACGGCGCAGGCAGGATCCATGGATAAAGGGGCCCATCTCGGCGACCACGCATGGTTCATCGCCTACGCCCCTTCAGACGATCCTTCTCTTGCCATGTCTGTGCTCGTGGAGTTCGGCGGACACGGTGGCTCCCAGTCGGCCCCCATCGCCAAAGCCATAACGGAGAACCTCTTTAAGACAAAGACCGAGATAAAGGAAGCAAAGGTACATGAGAATCGATAGACGAAGACTTTATCACCTGGATTGGTACCTCATTATATGCGGTCTCATGCTTTTCGGGATCGGCACCATGAACCTCGTGAGCGCAACAAGCTCTTTCTACAGCGGTTCCTACATCTACATCATGAAACAGCTCGTCGCCTTTATCGCAGGTGTGGCGCTCATTTTCATCATCACCTATTATGACTACCGGGTGATAGCATCCCAGGCCAAGTGGTTCTATGCGGGAGGGATCTTATTCGTTATCCTCGTTCTCATCATCGGATTGGCAGCCGGCGGGGCCAAGCGCTGGATCAGCTTCTTCGGCATCAGCTTCCAGCCTTCGGAATTCATGAAACCTATCCTTGTCATCTTACTCGCCCAGATGCTCTACGAGAAGAAGAGACAGAATACCTCGCTCGGCTTGAGGGACATCGTGAAGCCACTCCTTTGGACCATTGTCCCCGTCGCCTTCGTTGTTCTGCAGCCAGACCTCGGTACGGGCATCATCATGCTCCTCTCCTGTTTTGCAATCCTCTGGTTCGTCGGACTCAAGAAATCGACCTACGCGGTTCTCTTCACCGTGGGCGCCATCTCGCCGTTTCTCTCCTGGCGGTATCTCATGAAGCCGTATCAGAAAATGAGGGTTTTGAGTTTCATCAACGTTGACGCTGATCCGGCCGGATTCGGTTACCACGCCAAGCAGGCAATGATCGCAGTGGGTTCAGGGAAGTTCTTCGGAAAAGGGTTCATGCAGGGAACCCAACACAAGCTGCAGTTCATCCCGGAACACCACACTGACTTCATATTCACGGTCTTCGGTGAAGAGTGGGGCTTTATCGGAAGCGTGGTACTCTTCGGGCTTTTTATCGCCTTTATCCGCCGTTGTCTCAAGGTAGCTATGAATGCCCACGATGAACTCGGTTCGCTTATGGCTTTCGGCGTGGCCTCTATCATATATTTTCAGTTTACCATTAATGTGCTCATGGCAATACACCTTGCGCCCGTGGTCGGCATCCCCCTGCCCTTCATCAGCTACGGCGGGTCCTCGCTCGTCTCCACCCTCGCCTGTGTGGGCATTCTCTTGAACATCAACACGCGGCGGTACATGTTCTGATGCGGTGGGACCACCCCTTGAACCTCAACAATCAGGGGCAGGTACGGTCAGGCGCGAAAGGCAGGGGGTTAAGCCCGTGTCATACGAAAGCGCCACTTTTCATACGAATCTGTGACCTTATTTGAACGTGGCGGGGCGCTAAACACACGACGGAAAAATCGATGTAATGATTCCTTAGGTATTGCTGTCATTTGCGCCTTTGTAATAATTAGTCGGTATTTGTCATAAATGGTGTGAAATTACTTTGAAAGAGCGTTGTGAAGCTTGTGAATTATTTCATTTTATGTCTTGACAGGAAGTCTCCAATTTGTTAATTTAATTGTACGTTGGAGATGATCAGCGTTGCAGATAATCAAAGACAAAAAGCAAGGTTTCAATCATTTTAGGGCTCCATTCGGATCACCAGATCATTCCCTGAGAAAGGGCAGATTCGGCTTATGGGACTTCTCCGCCTTAGCAGACTGGCGCATAGATGTGAGTCCAGTCAAGGCAACAGGCATCAAGCCATTTACCAGCGCAACAACAACACTGAAAAGTAGAGAGGATACAACATGAGGTACGGAGAGACAGGATTTAATTTGGAAATCGATCTTACCCGGGGAAGCATTGAACGGGTAGAAACAGACCCGAAAGATACTGAGCTCTATCTTGGAGGTCTCGGCACAAACGCCAAGATATTATGGGATAGGGTCCCCGCCGATGTTGATCCTTTTTCTCCCGATAATATCCTGATATTCAGCACCGGCCTTCTCTGTAGCACACCGGCCCCCGGCGCCAATCGTACGATTGTCGCTACTTACTCCCCTCAGACTCTGTTCATGGCGTATTCCATGATGGGGGGCGTATTTGCGCCGGAGCTCAAATTCGCCGGCTACGACAAACTGATTCTGCGCGGCAAGTCCCCGAATCTCGTCTACATCTGGATAAACAACGACAAAGTTGAGATACGCGACGCCTCCCATTTGCAGGGCAAAGGCGCTGTTGAAACTCAGGAACTCATCAAGAAAGAGTTGAAGCAACCCGAAGCCCAGGTCGCTGCGATCGGGCTTGCCGGTGAAAACAGGGTCTACATGGCCTCTATTGAACAGGGCCGCTCCAGCGCCAGCCGTCTGGGAGTCGGAGCCGTCATGGGAAGCAAAGGAGTAAAGGCCATAGCGGTCCGCGGCACCAAGGACATCAACCTTGCAAGGCCGGAGGAATTCGTCAAGCTCTGTAACGAGGCCCTCGAATATATAAAATTCAGAAATGAAAGACCGGTCCCCAACGTGATGACGATTCTGCAGGGTCTCGGATCACCCCAGGAAATGAAACATACCGATGAGAAGTGGCACACGGAGAACTTCATGTGGGGGAATGCCCGTACCCGCAGGAAGGACTTCTGGAACGACGACATAGAAAAGAAATGGGAATCGACCCAGCTTACTGCCCGCAAGCGTCTGATCAGTTGCTACAACTGTCCTATGAAGTGCGGGGCCATTATCTCGTTGCCTA
Coding sequences:
- the mrdA gene encoding penicillin-binding protein 2: MKEETPLNKYKWCNLVLVITMTVLMIRLWDLQIMKGSEMRKLSEQNRIRIKKIAAPRGIIYDRTGKVIADTRPSFNIYVTPEDIKDFSQTIDGLAGLIGWSRDDVIDKLKAASGMPPSFPVKIKSDIPMDEVAKIEANRVYIPGVSIQIEPKRNYVYGKSFAHVIGYVSEISDEELTNKNEYKNYSPGDYIGKYGLEKTYEKYLRGIDGEKRVEVDAMGREVRTLDVVEPIAGNSLYLNIDLALQLVADHALENKRGAAVALDPKTGGVIVLASRPGFDPNQFTSGISKEDWKAIVTDKAHPLQNRAIQAGYPPGSTFKVLMAIAALEAGVINETTTFVCRGGFPFGKRVFRCWQPKGHGSIALRRAIVESCDVFFYNVGLKLGVDRIHDMADAIGLGKVTGIDLPAEQKGVIPSTQWKQQRFGEPWYEGETVSVSIGQGAVWLTPIQLAQLSSFVANDGKNFKPQIVNRIVSTTGQVVKSFTPVLNADIKLKPDTLRIVKDGMRGVVNEPSGTAYSSRVANVPMSGKTGTAQAGSMDKGAHLGDHAWFIAYAPSDDPSLAMSVLVEFGGHGGSQSAPIAKAITENLFKTKTEIKEAKVHENR
- the rodA gene encoding rod shape-determining protein RodA → MRIDRRRLYHLDWYLIICGLMLFGIGTMNLVSATSSFYSGSYIYIMKQLVAFIAGVALIFIITYYDYRVIASQAKWFYAGGILFVILVLIIGLAAGGAKRWISFFGISFQPSEFMKPILVILLAQMLYEKKRQNTSLGLRDIVKPLLWTIVPVAFVVLQPDLGTGIIMLLSCFAILWFVGLKKSTYAVLFTVGAISPFLSWRYLMKPYQKMRVLSFINVDADPAGFGYHAKQAMIAVGSGKFFGKGFMQGTQHKLQFIPEHHTDFIFTVFGEEWGFIGSVVLFGLFIAFIRRCLKVAMNAHDELGSLMAFGVASIIYFQFTINVLMAIHLAPVVGIPLPFISYGGSSLVSTLACVGILLNINTRRYMF